A section of the Harmonia axyridis chromosome 2, icHarAxyr1.1, whole genome shotgun sequence genome encodes:
- the LOC123672754 gene encoding uncharacterized protein LOC123672754 gives MSFSSLTARIKGYFHLPKSNYVNEKFSLTSHLASSSRYKYWYSIFQRKLEMVDEKIIDEPSISIAMVKLCLDNLVDNSDVRDICLSNSQFVSRKNFDTVENCQFCRKESKLLDLCCPIKELQVGVFKKAITNSLSHHSLPPFIENKPHPDQLKENWITSEIKFPEIKRKIVLDMSQGKAALKKLKKKLNNIRMFYPNLFYAKENIIEMWCRDDTLQLMTFEVLDYDENSNYVWI, from the exons ATGAGTTTCAGTTCACTGACAGCTAGAATCAAGGGTTATTTTCATCTGCCCAAAAGCAATTATGTGAACGAGAAATTCAGCCTAACGAGCCATTTGGCATCAAGTTCAAGATATAAGTATTGGTACTCCATATTTCAGAGAAAACTGGAAATGGTTGATGAGAAAATTATTGATGAGCCATCTATTTCCATAGCGATGGTGAAACTATGTTTGGACAATCTTGTTGATAATTCGGACGTCAGAGACATATGCTTATCAAATTCACAATTCGTATCTAGAAAGA ACTTCGATACAGTCGAAAACTGTCAATTCTGCCGAAAGGAAAGCAAGTTATTAGACTTATGCTGTCCCATAAAAGAACTTCAGGTGGGGGTATTCAAAAAGGCAATTACAAACTCCTTAAGCCATCATTCTCTGCCACCTTTTATCGAGAATAAGCCACATCCTGACCAActcaaagaaaattggattacTTCCGAAATCAAGTTTCCGGAAATTAAGAGGAAAATCGTATTGGATATGTCGCAGGGAAAAGCTGCTCTcaagaaattgaagaagaagCTGAATAATATACGGATGTTCTATCCAAACCTGTTTTATGCCaaggaaaatataattgaaatgtgGTGTAGAGACGATACGCTCCAACTTATGACCTTTGAAGTTCTGGATTATGATGAGAATTCAAACTACGTTTGGATTTAG